Proteins found in one Candidatus Tanganyikabacteria bacterium genomic segment:
- a CDS encoding MerR family transcriptional regulator: MNISAAADAIGVTPDKIRKWDERIPSLQIPRDPAGRRRFDDQSLQLLAMVKELQEQGRSFDTITAVLDRPSADVLTGAPVRLSPEAAQRLWLEETLKAARDAAASREAMLAGALDEAMRERDNLERDLQNLRERVADLARRNDELAGRLAATSERLERAELITAVRQEPAKPWWKLW; this comes from the coding sequence TTGAACATCTCCGCGGCTGCCGACGCCATCGGCGTGACCCCCGACAAGATCCGCAAGTGGGACGAGCGCATCCCGTCGCTGCAGATTCCCCGGGACCCGGCCGGCCGGAGACGCTTCGACGATCAGAGCCTGCAGTTGCTCGCGATGGTCAAGGAGCTCCAGGAGCAGGGTCGCAGCTTCGACACCATCACCGCGGTGCTGGATCGCCCGTCGGCCGACGTGCTGACCGGGGCTCCCGTGCGCCTCTCGCCGGAGGCCGCGCAGCGCCTGTGGCTCGAAGAAACGCTCAAGGCGGCCCGGGACGCCGCCGCCTCCCGCGAGGCGATGCTGGCCGGGGCACTCGACGAAGCCATGCGGGAGCGCGACAACCTGGAGCGCGACCTGCAGAACCTGCGCGAGCGCGTCGCCGATCTCGCCCGGCGCAACGACGAACTTGCCGGCCGCCTGGCCGCCACCAGCGAACGCCTGGAGCGCGCGGAGCTCATCACCGCCGTCCGCCAGGAGCCCGCGAAGCCCTGGTGGAAGCTCTGGTAG
- the fliJ gene encoding flagellar export protein FliJ, producing the protein MADKFQYRLGKVLTLREKKEDKLKRDKAAAERERDRERDALDELQARLVAAKRAIGSSLSAGQTANVQMGNDYASSLEKKIEEQEKKLKAAQQKVDDLEKALTLATRDVKILEKHREKSRDRWKAELDRKEAITLNEMATQGYLKRVNRQNEEDQEEEARLAALAAEEAMAQSAWISGLMQSSEAEARRRPKPEKKQV; encoded by the coding sequence GTGGCGGACAAGTTCCAGTACCGCCTCGGCAAGGTCCTTACGCTCCGCGAGAAGAAGGAAGACAAGCTGAAGCGCGACAAGGCCGCGGCCGAACGCGAGCGCGACCGGGAACGCGACGCCCTCGACGAGTTGCAGGCCCGCCTGGTGGCGGCCAAGCGGGCGATCGGCAGTTCGCTGTCGGCCGGCCAGACGGCCAACGTCCAGATGGGCAACGACTACGCCTCCTCGCTGGAAAAGAAGATCGAGGAGCAGGAGAAGAAGCTGAAAGCCGCGCAGCAGAAGGTGGACGATCTCGAGAAGGCGCTGACTCTGGCCACGCGCGACGTGAAGATCCTCGAGAAGCACCGCGAGAAGTCGCGGGACCGCTGGAAGGCCGAACTGGATCGCAAGGAGGCGATCACCCTCAACGAGATGGCGACGCAGGGCTACTTGAAGCGCGTCAACCGGCAAAACGAGGAGGACCAGGAGGAGGAGGCCCGCCTCGCGGCACTGGCCGCCGAGGAGGCCATGGCGCAATCGGCCTGGATCAGCGGCCTGATGCAATCTTCCGAGGCGGAGGCGCGGCGGCGGCCCAAACCGGAGAAAAAGCAGGTTTAA
- a CDS encoding flagellar hook-length control protein FliK: MDISLPISAPNASRRELTVYDSPPERTPEEEARERAKEVETHPFLHYLAQFVEGLRPAAAQGAEPAPAVQAVDLLPRFGLEIWNRQLTALLADAPAPLVAAEAPAPETVPIVVAPPPQAAAPPQQAIEPEAAPPVAPVEMPRIIVGQIDRLRQNGVPATTLTVRLDPPHLGKVDLAFTYSQQRVSVNVVAATQQAKDQLELQLAQIRGILHAHQLPTGELKVMLAGDAGAAGGHGQQAEQDGSQQPQRYRRRRRSASFEEELARVW, encoded by the coding sequence ATGGACATCAGCCTGCCGATCTCGGCGCCGAACGCATCGCGGCGCGAGCTGACGGTGTACGACTCGCCTCCCGAGCGGACGCCCGAGGAGGAGGCCAGGGAGCGCGCCAAGGAAGTCGAAACGCATCCGTTCCTGCACTACCTGGCGCAGTTCGTCGAGGGCCTCCGGCCGGCCGCCGCGCAGGGAGCGGAGCCGGCACCAGCAGTCCAGGCGGTGGATCTGCTGCCCCGCTTCGGGCTGGAGATCTGGAACCGGCAACTGACCGCGCTGCTCGCGGACGCGCCGGCGCCCCTGGTAGCGGCCGAGGCCCCGGCCCCCGAGACCGTGCCGATCGTGGTGGCGCCCCCGCCGCAGGCCGCCGCGCCGCCGCAGCAGGCGATCGAGCCCGAGGCCGCGCCGCCGGTCGCCCCGGTCGAGATGCCGCGCATCATCGTCGGCCAGATCGATCGCCTGCGCCAGAACGGCGTTCCCGCCACGACCCTGACCGTCCGGCTCGACCCGCCGCACCTGGGCAAGGTAGATCTCGCCTTCACCTACTCGCAGCAGAGAGTCAGCGTCAACGTCGTGGCGGCCACGCAGCAGGCCAAGGACCAGCTGGAGCTGCAGCTCGCGCAGATCCGCGGCATCCTGCACGCCCACCAGCTTCCCACCGGCGAGCTCAAGGTCATGCTGGCCGGCGATGCCGGCGCGGCGGGCGGACATGGGCAGCAAGCGGAGCAGGATGGCTCGCAGCAGCCGCAGCGTTACCGCCGGCGGCGGCGCAGCGCGTCGTTCGAGGAGGAGCTGGCGCGGGTCTGGTAG
- a CDS encoding DnaJ domain-containing protein — translation MSSTLADNLYELLGVAESADEDEIKKAYKRLARELHPDRFVSDEEAQKEAQERFSKVSHAFNVLKDPTQRSEYDFERKLALKKGLDDNIEVVDKPVEETGYKREVADRKYKMALQLQAEGDLRKAVELVKEAVETCPNVANYHALLAALYDRRGWHSYAKAEIEAALRLDPNDQLSQKLHKKLLGEIKQREQEEAEAEAAKEAKGKKKKGKKGKVEKKPPPALKGTQAFKKKKAGFLEGLLRIFRRGED, via the coding sequence TTGAGCAGCACACTCGCAGACAACCTCTACGAACTCCTCGGCGTGGCCGAAAGCGCCGACGAGGACGAGATCAAGAAGGCCTACAAGCGGCTCGCCCGCGAGTTGCACCCCGACAGGTTCGTCAGCGACGAAGAGGCGCAGAAGGAAGCCCAGGAGCGTTTCAGCAAGGTCTCCCACGCGTTCAACGTCCTCAAGGACCCGACGCAACGGTCGGAGTACGATTTCGAGCGCAAGCTGGCCCTCAAGAAGGGCCTCGACGACAACATCGAGGTCGTCGACAAGCCGGTCGAGGAGACCGGGTACAAGCGCGAGGTCGCCGACCGCAAGTACAAGATGGCCCTGCAGTTGCAGGCCGAGGGCGACCTGCGCAAGGCGGTGGAACTGGTCAAGGAGGCGGTGGAGACCTGCCCCAACGTCGCCAACTACCACGCCCTGCTGGCCGCGCTCTACGACCGCCGCGGCTGGCATAGCTACGCCAAAGCCGAGATCGAGGCGGCCCTCCGGCTGGATCCCAACGACCAGCTCAGCCAGAAGCTGCACAAGAAGCTGCTGGGCGAGATCAAGCAGCGGGAGCAGGAGGAGGCCGAGGCCGAGGCCGCCAAGGAGGCCAAGGGCAAGAAGAAGAAGGGCAAGAAGGGCAAGGTCGAGAAGAAGCCGCCCCCCGCGCTCAAGGGCACGCAGGCCTTCAAGAAGAAGAAGGCCGGCTTCCTCGAGGGCCTCCTGAGAATCTTCCGCCGGGGCGAGGATTAG